From one Amycolatopsis sp. FDAARGOS 1241 genomic stretch:
- a CDS encoding type II toxin-antitoxin system HicB family antitoxin — protein sequence MKQYHVTVTHEGRWWRKWWMVHVPDVDGLTQARRLSDAPRMAREAIAAALDLNPDDVSVDIHVES from the coding sequence GTGAAGCAGTACCACGTCACCGTTACCCACGAAGGCAGATGGTGGCGCAAATGGTGGATGGTGCACGTCCCCGACGTCGACGGGCTCACCCAGGCCCGTCGTCTCAGCGACGCACCTCGCATGGCCCGCGAAGCCATCGCCGCCGCCCTCGACCTCAACCCCGACGACGTCAGTGTCGACATCCACGTCGAGTCGTAA